One genomic segment of Desulforamulus reducens MI-1 includes these proteins:
- the secG gene encoding preprotein translocase subunit SecG: protein MLKGLVTAIHVLIALSLIATVLLQSGKSAGLSGAIAGGAETLFGGKKKGLDEKLGRLTAFIAIAFAITSMVLVVWK from the coding sequence TTGTTAAAAGGTCTAGTGACTGCCATTCACGTACTAATTGCACTATCATTAATAGCAACTGTTTTACTGCAGTCGGGTAAGAGTGCCGGGTTATCTGGTGCCATTGCCGGCGGGGCTGAAACACTGTTCGGGGGAAAGAAGAAAGGTCTAGATGAAAAACTCGGCAGGCTCACAGCCTTCATCGCTATTGCCTTTGCAATTACTTCAATGGTTCTTGTGGTATGGAAGTAG
- the gpmI gene encoding 2,3-bisphosphoglycerate-independent phosphoglycerate mutase, translating to MSQERKPLALVILDGWGLSQDKNGNAIAQASTPNMNQILANSSHTTLACSGEAVGLPEGQMGNSEVGHLNMGAGRVVYQELTRITKSIKDGDFFENPELLRAVQNVKEKDSALHIMGLLSDGGVHSHIKHIFAVLKLAAQQGLSKVYYHAFLDGRDVPPSSAKLYMRALLAKMKEEQVGQVATVSGRYYAMDRDCRWERTELAYRALVYSEGLQANSPLEAIDVAYERGETDEFVKPTIVTDDKKQPLAKISQGDSVIFINFRPDRARQITRAFVDDDFAGFDRGTKHPQVYFVCMTVYDKTIEAPVAFPTHKLVNTLGEWLSKQGLKQLRLAETEKYAHVTFFFNGGVEAPNPNEERVLIPSPKVATYDLKPDMSAYEVADAFVEQINKETFDVIITNFANPDMVGHTGDLAATQVAIETVDQCLGKVVAAVLEKGGTVLVTADHGNAEKMLDEKGGPFTAHTTDPVPFVLIGNQYKGAKLREDGSLSDIAPTMLDILGLAKPAEMTGKSLLLKG from the coding sequence TTGAGCCAAGAACGAAAGCCCCTGGCTTTGGTTATCCTGGATGGTTGGGGGTTAAGTCAGGATAAAAACGGCAATGCCATAGCCCAGGCGTCAACACCTAATATGAATCAAATCTTAGCCAATTCCTCCCATACAACCTTGGCTTGCTCCGGGGAGGCGGTGGGTCTCCCGGAGGGGCAAATGGGGAACTCTGAAGTGGGGCACTTAAACATGGGCGCCGGTCGGGTGGTTTACCAGGAGTTGACTCGGATCACCAAGTCCATTAAAGACGGGGATTTTTTTGAAAACCCGGAGTTATTAAGGGCGGTCCAAAACGTCAAGGAAAAGGACTCCGCACTACATATTATGGGCTTGCTTTCCGACGGCGGTGTCCACAGTCATATTAAACATATTTTTGCTGTTTTAAAATTGGCGGCCCAGCAAGGATTGTCTAAGGTGTATTATCATGCCTTTTTAGATGGCCGTGATGTACCACCCTCCAGCGCCAAACTCTACATGAGGGCACTTTTAGCAAAGATGAAGGAAGAGCAAGTGGGACAGGTGGCCACAGTCAGTGGCCGTTATTATGCCATGGATCGAGACTGCCGCTGGGAACGCACAGAATTGGCCTATAGGGCACTGGTTTATTCTGAGGGCTTGCAGGCCAACTCGCCCTTGGAGGCCATTGATGTGGCCTATGAGCGTGGCGAAACCGATGAATTTGTCAAACCCACCATTGTCACCGATGACAAAAAACAACCGCTGGCCAAAATTTCCCAGGGGGATTCAGTAATTTTTATTAATTTTCGCCCTGACCGGGCTAGACAAATTACCCGGGCCTTTGTGGATGATGACTTTGCAGGGTTTGATCGGGGCACCAAACACCCCCAGGTGTATTTTGTTTGCATGACGGTATATGATAAAACCATTGAGGCACCGGTGGCCTTTCCGACCCACAAACTGGTGAATACCCTGGGGGAATGGTTAAGTAAACAGGGCCTTAAGCAATTAAGGTTGGCTGAAACGGAAAAGTATGCCCATGTCACCTTTTTCTTCAATGGCGGGGTGGAGGCTCCGAACCCCAATGAAGAAAGGGTGCTAATTCCTTCTCCTAAGGTAGCGACTTATGATTTAAAACCAGATATGTCGGCCTATGAGGTAGCGGATGCCTTTGTGGAGCAAATCAATAAAGAAACCTTTGATGTGATTATTACCAACTTTGCCAACCCGGATATGGTAGGACATACCGGCGACTTGGCAGCAACACAAGTTGCCATTGAAACGGTGGATCAGTGTCTGGGTAAGGTGGTTGCTGCTGTGCTGGAGAAGGGTGGCACTGTGTTGGTCACCGCTGACCATGGTAATGCAGAGAAAATGCTGGATGAAAAGGGTGGCCCCTTTACTGCCCACACCACTGACCCAGTACCCTTTGTGCTCATAGGGAATCAGTACAAAGGTGCCAAACTGCGGGAGGATGGCAGCTTGTCGGATATTGCTCCCACCATGCTGGATATTCTTGGTTTAGCCAAACCGGCAGAGATGACAGGAAAGAGTCTGTTGCTTAAGGGATAG
- a CDS encoding sodium-translocating pyrophosphatase, whose product MTLAYYAAGAGALALLFALFTLSSILKEDMGTPKMREISEAIHEGAMAFLNRQYKTLIPFALIIFVLLWAAQYFVEGGGSAHMPVGPASAISFLVGAALSAVAGYIGMTSTTKSNARTAEAARSHGLSKALNVSFRAGAVMGLSVAGLGLLGVSVLYIIFGQPTIINSFAFGASAIAFFARIGGGIYTKAADVGADLVGKVEAGIPEDDPRNPAVIADNVGDNVGDTAGMGADLFESYAATTIAAMLIGNTLFGFAGIIFPMLVGAVGIVAAIIGTFCVRTSEDGNPQAALNVGLWVTNILTAIGVFFVAKATFVGEAASVATGIFMAVVAGLIVNVAVGYLTEVYTGTGKASVNRIAEASKSGPATNVIHGLAVGMESTFLPMLTFAGAIYFSFWAVGSAAPADKAEIWAIYGIAMAAMGMLSSAGFVVAMDSFGPVADNAGGIAEMAELPPEVRAKTDKLDAVGNTTAAIAKGFAIGSAALTALALFSAYVEAVTHKFAAVLPGGKFIVNLTEPMVLVGVFIGGSIPFLVGAQTMRAVGEAAYGMVEEVRRQFREIPGLLEGKPGVKADYARCVDIATSSAISKMVAPGMVAVSAPILVGFILGAKALAGFLGGLTVTGVLMALFLSNAGGAWDNAKKWIEQGNLGGKKSDPHKAAVVGDTVGDPCKDTSGPAMNPLIKVAGTISLILGPLLTRL is encoded by the coding sequence ATGACACTTGCTTATTACGCTGCGGGTGCAGGTGCGCTGGCTCTATTATTTGCCTTATTTACTCTGTCCAGCATCCTCAAAGAAGATATGGGTACACCCAAAATGCGTGAGATTTCCGAAGCTATTCACGAAGGTGCAATGGCTTTCCTAAATCGTCAGTACAAAACATTGATTCCTTTTGCTCTTATCATTTTCGTTCTTCTATGGGCTGCTCAGTATTTTGTAGAAGGTGGCGGCAGTGCACACATGCCTGTAGGCCCCGCTTCTGCGATCTCCTTCTTAGTTGGTGCGGCTTTGTCTGCTGTAGCTGGTTACATCGGTATGACCTCCACCACCAAATCTAACGCTCGTACCGCTGAAGCTGCTCGCAGCCACGGTCTGTCTAAAGCTCTAAACGTATCCTTCCGTGCTGGTGCTGTTATGGGTTTGTCCGTTGCTGGTCTTGGTCTGCTGGGCGTTTCCGTACTGTACATCATCTTTGGTCAACCTACCATTATTAACTCCTTTGCATTTGGTGCTTCTGCCATCGCGTTCTTTGCTCGTATTGGTGGCGGTATCTACACCAAAGCTGCTGACGTAGGTGCTGACCTTGTAGGTAAAGTAGAAGCTGGTATTCCTGAAGATGATCCACGTAACCCTGCCGTTATCGCTGATAACGTAGGTGACAACGTTGGTGATACCGCTGGTATGGGTGCTGACTTATTCGAATCCTATGCTGCTACCACCATCGCTGCTATGCTGATTGGTAACACCCTGTTTGGTTTTGCTGGCATTATCTTCCCAATGTTAGTAGGTGCTGTTGGTATTGTCGCTGCTATTATCGGTACCTTCTGTGTACGTACCTCCGAAGATGGTAACCCCCAGGCTGCTTTGAACGTAGGTCTCTGGGTAACCAACATCTTAACCGCTATTGGCGTTTTCTTTGTAGCAAAAGCTACCTTCGTTGGTGAAGCTGCTTCTGTTGCTACTGGTATTTTCATGGCTGTTGTAGCCGGTTTGATTGTTAACGTAGCCGTTGGTTACTTAACTGAAGTGTACACTGGTACTGGCAAGGCTTCCGTTAACCGTATTGCTGAAGCATCCAAGTCTGGCCCTGCTACCAACGTTATCCACGGTCTGGCTGTTGGTATGGAATCTACCTTCCTGCCCATGCTGACCTTTGCTGGTGCTATTTACTTCTCCTTCTGGGCAGTAGGATCCGCTGCTCCTGCTGACAAAGCTGAAATATGGGCTATCTATGGTATTGCTATGGCTGCTATGGGTATGCTTTCCTCCGCTGGTTTCGTTGTTGCTATGGACTCCTTCGGTCCTGTTGCTGACAACGCTGGTGGTATCGCTGAAATGGCTGAACTTCCTCCCGAAGTTCGTGCTAAGACTGACAAACTGGATGCAGTTGGTAACACAACCGCTGCTATCGCTAAAGGTTTCGCCATTGGTTCCGCTGCTCTGACCGCTCTGGCTCTGTTCAGTGCATACGTTGAAGCAGTAACTCACAAGTTTGCTGCTGTACTGCCCGGTGGCAAGTTCATCGTTAACTTGACTGAACCCATGGTTCTGGTTGGTGTGTTTATCGGTGGTTCCATTCCTTTCTTAGTAGGTGCTCAAACCATGCGTGCCGTTGGTGAGGCTGCTTACGGAATGGTTGAAGAAGTTCGCCGTCAGTTCCGTGAAATCCCTGGTCTGCTGGAAGGCAAGCCTGGTGTAAAAGCTGACTATGCTCGTTGCGTAGACATTGCTACTTCTTCTGCTATCTCCAAGATGGTTGCCCCTGGTATGGTAGCTGTATCTGCTCCCATACTGGTTGGTTTCATCCTTGGTGCAAAAGCTCTGGCTGGTTTCTTAGGTGGCTTAACCGTTACTGGTGTTCTGATGGCTCTGTTCCTGTCTAACGCTGGTGGTGCTTGGGACAACGCTAAGAAATGGATCGAGCAAGGCAACTTGGGTGGTAAGAAGTCTGATCCACACAAAGCAGCCGTTGTTGGTGACACTGTAGGTGACCCCTGCAAAGATACCTCCGGTCCTGCTATGAACCCCCTGATCAAGGTTGCTGGTACTATCTCCCTGATCCTTGGTCCCCTTCTTACCAGACTGTAA
- the rpoN gene encoding RNA polymerase factor sigma-54 → MRMDFGLNLEQTQKLIMTPELRQAITVLQLSSLELVEYVEQQVLENPMLEVKEYDQERQEDPNTTREAHSEKIDKKEFDMDWEEYFQDRSDLGFSPGRNQRETTEQPSFEQFVTHTPTLIEHLTFQLSLSRADEDLKRIVQYFIGNIDPRGYLGIGLEEAGQQLAVGLDQLERALRILQGFDPHGVGARDLKECLRIQLEFLKIDDPLVNALIDQYLPDLATGKVAKIAAKLNVSPQEIQRAADIIKKLEPKPGRNFSQNDDLRYITPDVVVEKVEGKYVILVNDVAIPRLSINNTYRRVLAKNSSADQNTKQFVEEKLNAAAWLIRSIEQRRLTLYKVANCLVELQHDFLDYGVKFLKPLNLKKVAEIVGVHESTVSRATSNKYIQTPQGVFEMRYFFSSGLDDASGSQVSAESLKKILQEIIQQEDTSSPLSDQKIAELFAKRGVKISRRTVTKYRDELGIPATTRRKRY, encoded by the coding sequence TTGCGAATGGACTTCGGACTTAATTTAGAGCAGACCCAAAAACTTATTATGACACCTGAGCTTCGTCAGGCCATCACGGTATTGCAGTTATCTTCCCTGGAGTTGGTGGAATACGTAGAACAACAGGTGTTGGAAAACCCTATGTTGGAAGTTAAGGAGTACGACCAGGAGCGTCAGGAGGACCCAAATACCACCCGAGAAGCCCATTCAGAGAAAATAGATAAGAAAGAATTTGACATGGACTGGGAAGAGTATTTTCAAGACCGCAGCGACCTGGGGTTTTCCCCGGGCAGAAATCAGAGGGAGACTACTGAACAACCTAGTTTTGAGCAGTTTGTGACCCATACACCCACCCTAATCGAACACCTAACCTTTCAACTGAGCCTCAGCCGGGCCGATGAAGATTTAAAAAGAATTGTTCAATATTTCATTGGTAATATTGACCCCAGGGGTTATCTGGGTATTGGTCTGGAAGAAGCAGGGCAACAGCTGGCAGTGGGGTTGGATCAGTTGGAAAGGGCCCTGCGGATTTTGCAAGGTTTTGACCCCCACGGTGTAGGGGCCAGGGATTTAAAAGAATGCCTAAGAATTCAGTTGGAGTTTTTAAAAATTGATGATCCCCTGGTAAATGCATTGATCGATCAATATTTACCAGATCTGGCCACAGGAAAAGTGGCTAAGATTGCCGCCAAATTAAATGTATCTCCCCAGGAAATTCAACGGGCAGCCGATATTATTAAAAAGCTGGAACCAAAGCCCGGTAGAAATTTCAGCCAAAACGATGACTTGCGCTATATCACCCCGGATGTGGTGGTGGAAAAGGTAGAGGGAAAGTATGTTATTTTGGTTAATGATGTGGCTATTCCACGTCTTTCCATTAACAATACCTACCGCAGGGTTTTAGCGAAAAATAGTTCTGCCGATCAGAATACGAAACAGTTTGTGGAGGAAAAGCTAAATGCAGCGGCCTGGTTAATACGCAGCATTGAACAGCGTCGGTTAACGTTGTACAAAGTGGCCAATTGCCTGGTGGAATTGCAACATGACTTTCTGGATTACGGGGTAAAATTTTTGAAGCCCCTAAACCTGAAAAAAGTTGCCGAGATTGTTGGCGTTCACGAGTCCACCGTTAGTCGGGCCACCTCTAATAAGTACATACAAACCCCCCAGGGTGTCTTTGAAATGAGGTATTTCTTTTCCTCGGGACTTGATGATGCCAGTGGCTCCCAGGTATCTGCGGAGAGTCTAAAAAAGATTTTGCAGGAGATTATTCAACAAGAGGATACTTCCAGTCCCCTCAGTGATCAAAAGATTGCTGAATTGTTTGCTAAACGAGGGGTTAAGATATCTCGTAGGACAGTTACAAAATACCGCGATGAATTAGGTATCCCTGCCACAACCAGGAGAAAAAGATATTAA
- a CDS encoding phosphoglycerate kinase, which translates to MQKKSVRDVDVKGKRVFVRVDFNVPLDREKITDDTRIQKALPTIQYLMGQGARVILASHLGRPKGEVVEKYRLNPVAKRLSELLGQEVVKVNESVGTEPQQAIAQMKDGDVLLLENVRFHGEETKNDEKYARQLAQLADLFVNDAFGAAHRAHASTAGIAEYLPAVAGFLMEKELENLGKAVTNPERPFVAIIGGAKVSDKIGVIENLLSKVDTLIIGGGMANTFLKAQGYDIGKSLIEPDKVELAKELLERSKAQKVELLLPNDAVVALAMEPNAQQGVVPVSGVPADWMILDIGPDTAECYAAAAKKAATVVWNGPMGVFEMDAFAKGTEAVAKALAESNAITIVGGGDSVAAVNKVGVADRISHISTGGGASLEFLEGKVLPGVAALQDK; encoded by the coding sequence ATGCAAAAGAAGTCCGTTAGGGACGTCGACGTAAAGGGTAAAAGGGTCTTTGTCCGGGTGGACTTTAATGTACCCTTGGACAGAGAGAAAATTACCGACGATACTCGTATTCAAAAGGCTTTACCCACCATCCAATATTTAATGGGTCAGGGAGCCAGGGTAATTTTGGCCTCCCACCTGGGTCGACCCAAGGGAGAAGTGGTGGAGAAATACCGCCTGAATCCCGTTGCCAAACGGCTTTCTGAACTTCTGGGCCAGGAAGTTGTCAAGGTTAATGAATCTGTAGGAACCGAACCCCAACAGGCCATTGCCCAGATGAAGGACGGCGATGTACTGCTGCTGGAGAATGTTCGTTTCCACGGAGAAGAGACTAAAAATGATGAGAAGTATGCCAGACAATTGGCTCAACTGGCAGATCTTTTTGTCAATGATGCCTTTGGTGCTGCCCACAGGGCCCATGCTTCCACCGCAGGTATTGCTGAGTACCTGCCTGCTGTGGCTGGCTTTCTGATGGAAAAGGAATTAGAAAATCTCGGCAAGGCGGTTACCAATCCTGAACGTCCCTTTGTGGCCATCATTGGTGGAGCTAAGGTTTCCGATAAGATTGGGGTCATTGAGAACCTGTTAAGCAAGGTGGACACCTTGATCATTGGCGGCGGTATGGCTAATACCTTCCTCAAGGCCCAAGGTTACGATATTGGCAAATCCCTCATTGAACCGGATAAGGTTGAGCTGGCCAAGGAATTGCTGGAACGGTCTAAGGCTCAGAAGGTGGAATTGTTACTACCCAATGATGCTGTGGTGGCCCTGGCCATGGAACCAAATGCCCAACAAGGGGTGGTTCCAGTTAGCGGGGTGCCGGCTGATTGGATGATTTTGGACATTGGACCGGACACTGCAGAGTGTTATGCAGCCGCTGCTAAAAAAGCTGCCACCGTGGTTTGGAACGGACCCATGGGTGTCTTTGAAATGGATGCCTTTGCCAAAGGTACCGAGGCTGTGGCCAAGGCCTTGGCAGAGTCCAATGCCATCACCATTGTGGGCGGTGGCGACTCCGTAGCGGCGGTGAACAAGGTGGGTGTGGCGGATCGGATCAGTCATATTTCCACCGGCGGTGGTGCTTCGCTGGAATTCTTAGAAGGCAAAGTACTGCCAGGTGTGGCTGCCCTGCAGGATAAATAG
- the eno gene encoding phosphopyruvate hydratase: protein MTIISDVFAREILDSRGNPTLEAEVWLEDGTIGRAAVPSGASTGAYEAVELRDGDKGRYLGKGVVQAVENVNEIIGPELIGMDATDQIGIDRLMIELDGTHNKGKLGANAILGVSLAVAKAAANFLGLPLYQYIGGVNAKELPVPMMNILNGGAHADNNVDIQEFMVLPVGADSFSEGLRMGAEIFHNLKSVLKARGLNTAVGDEGGFAPNLKSNEEALAVIIEAIEKAGYKPGQDVFLGLDVAATEMYKDGKYVLEGEGVTYTSEEMIAFYQKLVDKYPIITIEDGLSEDDWEGWAKLTQALGKKIQLVGDDLFVTNTERLSQGIKKGVANSILIKVNQIGTLTETLDAIEMAKRAGYTAVVSHRSGETDDTTIADLSVATNAGQIKTGAPSRTDRVAKYNQLLRIEEELGDMSRYRGKEVFYNLQD, encoded by the coding sequence ATGACTATCATCAGCGATGTTTTTGCTCGGGAAATTCTGGATTCCCGGGGTAATCCAACACTGGAAGCCGAAGTTTGGCTGGAAGACGGTACCATTGGCAGAGCAGCTGTTCCTTCCGGTGCCTCCACCGGTGCCTATGAAGCCGTGGAATTAAGGGATGGCGACAAAGGTCGTTATCTGGGCAAAGGTGTTGTGCAAGCCGTAGAAAATGTTAACGAAATCATTGGACCTGAACTTATTGGCATGGATGCAACCGATCAAATTGGTATCGACCGTTTAATGATTGAGCTGGATGGTACCCATAACAAAGGAAAACTGGGTGCCAACGCCATTCTGGGCGTTTCCCTGGCTGTGGCCAAGGCCGCTGCCAACTTCTTAGGCCTGCCCCTTTATCAGTACATCGGCGGAGTCAACGCCAAGGAACTGCCGGTTCCCATGATGAATATCTTGAACGGCGGTGCCCATGCTGACAATAACGTTGATATTCAAGAATTTATGGTGCTGCCTGTTGGTGCCGACAGTTTCTCCGAAGGGCTGCGCATGGGTGCAGAAATCTTCCACAATTTGAAGTCTGTACTGAAGGCCCGGGGCCTGAACACCGCCGTGGGGGATGAAGGGGGCTTTGCACCCAACCTGAAGAGCAACGAAGAAGCCCTGGCAGTCATCATCGAAGCCATTGAAAAGGCTGGCTACAAACCTGGACAAGATGTTTTCTTAGGACTGGATGTGGCTGCCACTGAAATGTACAAAGACGGTAAATATGTGCTGGAGGGTGAAGGCGTTACCTATACCTCCGAAGAAATGATTGCCTTCTACCAAAAGCTGGTGGACAAATACCCCATCATCACCATTGAAGATGGTCTTTCCGAGGATGATTGGGAAGGTTGGGCCAAGTTAACCCAGGCATTGGGCAAAAAGATTCAACTGGTAGGGGATGACTTGTTTGTAACCAATACCGAGCGGCTTTCCCAGGGTATTAAAAAGGGTGTAGCGAACTCTATCCTCATCAAAGTAAACCAGATTGGTACTTTAACAGAAACCTTAGATGCCATTGAGATGGCCAAACGTGCGGGCTATACCGCAGTGGTGTCGCACCGTTCCGGTGAGACCGATGACACCACCATTGCTGATTTATCCGTGGCCACCAATGCCGGTCAGATTAAAACCGGTGCGCCTTCCCGGACCGATCGGGTAGCCAAGTACAACCAGTTGCTGCGTATCGAAGAAGAGCTGGGAGATATGTCACGTTATCGTGGCAAAGAGGTATTTTATAATTTGCAGGATTAA
- the gap gene encoding type I glyceraldehyde-3-phosphate dehydrogenase, whose amino-acid sequence MAPIKVGINGFGRIGRNVLRCAIERGEFEVALVNHKSRRLDFKAINDLTYAQTLAHLLKYDSVHGTLNADISVTEDTIVINGKEIKVVAEADPAKLPWKELGVDIVIESTGRFTKGPDAAKHLAAGAKKVIISAPGKEVDGTFVMGVNDDQYDPAQHHIISNASCTTNCLAPVAKVVHENFKIVRGLMTTVHSYTNDQQILDLPHKDLRRARAAGMSIIPTTTGAAKAVALVLPELKGKLNGFAMRVPTPNVSVVDLVVELEKATSAEEINATLKAAAEGPLKGILEFNPLPLVSRDFNGNPNSSIVDGLSTMVMEGNMAKVVAWYDNEWGYSNRVLDLALMVAEKGL is encoded by the coding sequence ATGGCACCTATTAAAGTGGGTATTAACGGGTTTGGTCGAATCGGAAGGAATGTGTTGCGCTGCGCCATCGAGCGGGGGGAATTTGAGGTTGCACTGGTGAACCACAAATCCCGTCGTCTGGACTTCAAAGCCATTAACGATTTAACCTATGCTCAGACCCTGGCGCATCTTTTGAAGTATGATTCAGTGCATGGCACTCTGAATGCCGATATTTCTGTCACCGAAGACACCATAGTTATTAACGGCAAGGAAATTAAAGTCGTGGCCGAAGCTGATCCTGCCAAACTGCCCTGGAAAGAACTAGGGGTTGATATTGTCATTGAATCCACCGGTCGTTTTACCAAAGGACCCGATGCTGCAAAACACTTGGCAGCAGGAGCAAAGAAAGTAATTATTTCTGCTCCGGGTAAAGAAGTAGACGGTACCTTTGTCATGGGTGTAAACGACGATCAATATGATCCTGCCCAGCACCATATCATTTCCAATGCTTCCTGTACCACCAACTGTTTAGCCCCTGTGGCAAAAGTTGTACATGAGAACTTTAAGATTGTAAGAGGTCTGATGACCACCGTTCATTCCTATACCAACGACCAACAAATCCTTGACCTGCCCCACAAGGATCTGCGCCGGGCTAGGGCTGCCGGAATGTCCATCATTCCCACCACCACTGGTGCTGCCAAAGCGGTTGCTCTGGTACTGCCTGAACTGAAGGGCAAGCTGAATGGTTTTGCCATGCGGGTGCCGACCCCCAACGTATCGGTTGTGGACTTGGTGGTTGAGTTGGAGAAAGCCACCTCCGCAGAAGAAATAAACGCTACCCTGAAGGCTGCAGCAGAAGGTCCCCTGAAGGGTATTCTGGAGTTTAATCCGCTGCCATTGGTTTCCAGAGACTTCAATGGCAATCCCAACTCCTCCATCGTAGATGGTCTGTCCACCATGGTGATGGAAGGGAATATGGCCAAGGTTGTTGCTTGGTATGACAACGAGTGGGGTTACTCCAACCGTGTGCTTGACTTAGCACTAATGGTAGCTGAAAAGGGGCTGTAA
- the tpiA gene encoding triose-phosphate isomerase has protein sequence MRKLIIAGNWKMHKTVAEAVSFVQELKQKDLGNGVEVVVCPTFTALAPVAEALKGSNIALGAQNMHWEAQGAFTGEIAPAMLQELGVKYVILGHSERRQYFGETDQNVNQKVKAALEVGLVPIVCVGETLEQREAGSTEQIVTQQTTGALAGLRPEQVAGLVIAYEPIWAIGTGQTASDEDAQQVNQIIRQVIDGQFGGAAAEAVRIQYGGSVKPGNARGLMAQPDIDGGLVGGASLKVEDFAGIIKNCL, from the coding sequence ATGAGGAAATTAATTATTGCTGGAAATTGGAAAATGCATAAAACTGTGGCCGAAGCGGTAAGCTTTGTGCAGGAACTAAAACAAAAGGATCTTGGCAATGGTGTTGAAGTTGTTGTGTGTCCCACCTTTACTGCCCTGGCTCCGGTGGCGGAGGCCCTCAAGGGAAGTAATATTGCTTTGGGAGCACAAAATATGCACTGGGAAGCCCAGGGGGCTTTTACCGGGGAAATAGCACCCGCCATGCTGCAGGAGCTGGGGGTAAAATATGTTATTTTAGGTCATTCCGAGAGACGACAGTACTTTGGAGAAACGGACCAGAATGTTAACCAGAAGGTAAAGGCAGCTTTGGAGGTTGGGCTGGTTCCCATTGTCTGTGTGGGGGAAACCCTGGAGCAACGGGAAGCCGGCAGCACCGAGCAGATTGTTACCCAGCAGACCACAGGTGCTTTGGCTGGGTTAAGGCCGGAGCAAGTGGCAGGACTGGTTATTGCCTATGAACCTATTTGGGCCATTGGTACGGGCCAAACGGCCTCCGACGAGGACGCCCAGCAGGTCAATCAGATCATTCGGCAGGTCATTGATGGTCAGTTTGGCGGTGCTGCTGCAGAGGCTGTACGCATTCAATACGGCGGCAGTGTTAAGCCTGGTAATGCCCGGGGGTTAATGGCCCAGCCGGATATTGATGGCGGACTGGTGGGCGGCGCCAGCCTGAAGGTAGAAGACTTTGCAGGTATTATAAAGAATTGTTTGTAG
- a CDS encoding MBL fold metallo-hydrolase produces MDIKKIDQELREKTGTAAIESYTKYRHRQEPAPAAPGASVLFLGTGGNPEAVFSQVPRTAGFILVVDGLRLYVDPGPGAVVRAREAGLDLGSLDGIFISHGHLDHYAGAEAVIEAMCWGMFVRRGVVLAPRQVLERDRLLSIYHQGKDRLSGYKGGPTVRILEAHQPMPIGKVALTPIPAYHGEENYGFILQTESLTLGYTSDTNYIQGYTTPEGSKDLSYRGPIMDLIDIVDYRTDIKEAFSQVDVLIANVTSHNVYAHRHITTLGLAHLLRGSKVKLCIMTHFNHCCLSPDDLRPPMATYVEQTSGVRTLYAVDGGNYNIAEILRR; encoded by the coding sequence ATGGATATAAAGAAGATTGACCAAGAATTAAGAGAGAAAACCGGAACCGCCGCCATAGAGTCCTATACTAAATATCGCCATCGGCAGGAACCCGCCCCGGCAGCTCCGGGTGCCAGTGTCCTTTTTTTGGGTACCGGTGGGAATCCCGAGGCAGTTTTTAGCCAGGTGCCGAGAACAGCTGGCTTTATCTTAGTGGTGGATGGACTACGTCTTTATGTGGATCCGGGACCCGGGGCTGTGGTGCGGGCCCGGGAGGCAGGTCTTGATCTGGGTTCTCTGGATGGGATTTTTATCTCCCATGGACATCTGGACCACTATGCCGGGGCCGAGGCCGTCATTGAGGCCATGTGCTGGGGTATGTTTGTCCGTCGGGGGGTTGTACTGGCACCTAGGCAGGTATTGGAGCGAGACAGACTATTAAGCATCTACCACCAAGGTAAGGATCGACTTTCTGGCTATAAAGGGGGGCCGACGGTAAGAATTCTGGAGGCCCACCAACCGATGCCCATAGGAAAGGTTGCCCTGACACCGATACCGGCTTATCACGGGGAGGAAAACTATGGCTTTATTTTACAGACAGAAAGTTTAACCCTTGGTTACACCAGTGATACCAATTATATCCAGGGATATACCACCCCCGAAGGGTCGAAGGATTTATCCTACCGGGGACCGATCATGGATTTAATTGATATTGTTGATTACCGTACCGATATAAAGGAAGCCTTTAGCCAGGTGGATGTTCTAATTGCCAATGTCACCAGTCATAATGTCTATGCGCATCGGCATATAACCACATTGGGGCTAGCTCATTTACTCCGGGGCAGCAAAGTAAAACTGTGCATCATGACGCATTTTAACCATTGCTGCCTGAGCCCCGACGACCTCCGGCCCCCCATGGCAACCTATGTAGAGCAGACCAGCGGCGTACGCACCCTCTATGCGGTGGATGGGGGAAACTACAATATTGCGGAAATACTCAGGCGCTAA